The segment ACTTTATATTTTGCTTGATTTAAATTATCTTTTTTTGCATCGTATACGAAAAAGGTAAATTTAGCATTATTACTTTTATTAGTTTTAAATGATATATATAGACGATCACTACCAGGAATCCATGTACAGTTAGTAATAGATCCATTCATTGGCATGGTAATGTTTTTTTGGGAATTTGTTACAGTATCTAATACCTTTAGTTCATCATTTTGAATATAACTTAAATAATGAGTATTATGTGAAAGCTGTATATTATCTATATACTCTGGTAAATCAATAGGGTCTGGTATTTTAAGGTTAGTTTTTGTATTAGTTATTTCTTTAAAGGTCATGGTTCCTGCAATATCACGTTTCCCAAGTACAAATTGATCAAGGAAGAATAAAAGGGCAAATTGAAGCATAAAACCGAATAGTAAAAAGAAAGTAATTTTTTTTATATGTTTAAAAGATTTTTTTGATTTTTCATGTTTTTTCATAGACACATCTCCATTTTAAGGTTCTACATAAAATATTGAAGGCACGGGTCTCTCACCAACACTATCACAAGGATTGTTTATAATTTCTCCATCGTGATACATGGTTACAGATGAACCACCATCTAAGTTAGCAGCAGTATATGCACCTTTTTCGTATAATATATCTTGAAGTTCATCCATACGAAGTCCATCTCTTTTAAGTACGGTACCGTCGGCAACTAAGAATAAAATAGTTCCATCTCTTTTTTGACCAATGGCTGTTCGAGGTGCCATGCCATAACCACCGTCACCTTTTATTTTAGCTTTTTTTCCGTTTACAACTAGAAATGGATCATAACATAAAGCTTCCTTGCAGTTTAAAGCCTTTAACTCATTTAGATTATATTTTCCAACAATAAGTTTACCTTCGTAGTTTATTCCAATAATTTCTATAGGGGTATTAGGTTTTACAGTTTTCCAAATAACCTTACCATCCGACATAAGTACTCCTTGAGGATAAGCACCTGTTCCCGAAAATTTAGTACCATTTGAAGTTTCATCTTTAAATGATCCACCATTTATTGCAGCTATAGCATTAAATCCTTTTGCAATTTCACTAGTTGGTTCACCAACTTTACCTAAATTTTTGGCATATCCTACTCGTACTTTTTTAGGGTTACTAATTTCTAATAAGTACACTTTAAATCGAGATCCTTCTAGAGAAGATAGTTTAATATTATTTTCGCCATTAGAAGTTATATGTACATTATCAAGTGCTTCTTTGGATTGGGATAAGGTTTCAACACAATTTTCATTTAAGATATCTTGAATTTCAGAGTCTGATAAAAATAACTTAGCAATCCATTTATGAGTCATTGTAGTCATAGACATACCAACTAATGTATCTTTTACATTATTAAATGGACCATGAAAGGCAATAATAGGAGTAAAAATACAACAAAACACAAACTCTAGTAATAGAAACTTGATTATTTTAAATTTTGATTTTTTTTCATTCATAATAGTCACCTATAAATTCTTTCAAATTATAAATTGTTATACATTATATTATTTTACACAAAATTGAAGTAGTTTGTCAACAATATCCAAAAATTAATATCTTACATGGTAATTATAAACCAAAAATGTTATTTTAAATCACTAAAGGATAATATATAATTAAAAATAAGAATCAAATTAAGAAGGGGTGGAATATAGATGCATAGAAGATTAAAAGCTAAAATAGTATTGGCTTTGGTATCCATTATGACGTGTCAAACACTAGCGTTTCAAAAACCAGTATTAGTTAGTGCTGTAGAGCCAAGTTCAAAATTAGTGAATTCAGTTAAAGAAAATAAATCATTAGGTGGATTTGAACTTGTAACAAAAAAATATATAAAAGCTTTGAATTGTAATTCTTATGAATATAAACATACTAAAACAGGTGCAAAACTTATATTTTTAGATAATAAAAATGAAGATAAGATGATTTGTGTTAATTTTAGAACACCAACTAAAGATAGTACTGGTGTAAATCATATTATAGAACATTCGGTGCTTCAAGGATCTAAAAATTATCCTGTAAAAGATCCTTTTATACAAATGAGTAAGCAATCATTAAATACTTTCTTAAATGCTATGACGGCAGCAGATATGACTATGTATCCTGTATCAAGTAAAAATGATAAAGATTTTAATAATTTAATGAGTGTTTATTTAGATGCTGTTTTTTATCCCAATATGATAAATGATGAAAGGATTTTTAAAGAAGAGGGATGGAGATATGAACTTGAATCCAAAGATAGTGAATTAAAGTATAATGGTATTGTTTATAATGAGATGAAGGGTGTATATTCAGACCCATCTAGAGTACTAGTAAATGCTATATCTAAATCACTTTTCCCTGATACTATATATAAAAATGAATCTGGTGGTAGTCCGGATAAAATTCCAGATTTAAGTTATAAGGAGTTTGTTGATACATACAAAAAATACTATACTCCTTCTAATAGCTATTTCTATTTATCAGGAAATTTAAATATAGAAAAAACTTTAAATTTTATAGGAGAAAAATACTTAAATAACTTTCAAAAGGTAGAAGTTGATAGCAGTATTTCAATACAAAAGTCATTTAATGAAAGCAAAGTTAGTGTTGCAGAATACTCAGTTCCAAAGGATGCATCTACCAAGAATAAAACTTATTTAAGTTCAAATTATGTAATAGATAAGTCACGGAATAAAGATATAACAATGAAATTTTCATTATTAAACATGTTGCTTACAGGAACACCAGCAGCACCAATTTGTAAAGCTATGCAAGAAAATGGATTAGGTGAAAATATAAAATCTCAATTTAATCCTAATTATGCGCAATCAACATTCAGTATTATTGCATCAAATGTAAATCAAAATCAGAAAGAAAAATTTCAACAGGTTATAGACAAAACACTTAAAGATATAGTTAAAAATGGATTTGATAAAAAATTATTAGATTCATTAGTTAATCAGTTTAAACTTTCTAAACGTATGGGAAATGGAAATAATCCTCTTATGTACAATATGCTAATAATGACAAGTTGGTTGTATGATGGAGATCCTACATTATATTTAGATATTGATATGGATAATATAGAGAAGATAATAAAGGATGGAGAACTAGAGAAAATGGTTCAAAAGTATCTTTTAGATAATAAGCATTCATCTTTAGTAGTTTTAAATCCTTCAAAAGGTCTCCAAGAAAGAAGAGAGGCCCAATTAAAAGAAAAACTAGCTTCTATTAAAAAATCTTTATCTAAAGATGAAATTAATGAATTAGTAAAACAAACTAAGGAGCTTAAAGAGTGGCAAGGTACACCAAATACAAAAGAACAATTAGAAAAATTACCTACTCTTACTCGTGATGACATAGACAAAAAAGCTAGAGAATATAAAACAATAGAAAAAAATGAAGATGGAATTAAAATTCTTCAGCATCCTATTTTCACAAATGGAGTAAATTATATATCTTTATATTTTGATACATCAAAAGTTCCACAAGAGAAGTTAGGATATATAGGATTATTGGAATTAACTTTAGCAAAGGTTGATACTAAAAATTATACTAAGGAACAATTATTAAATTATATTATGGCTAATTCAGGTGGTATTCAGGTAGTTAATAATGCATTTGATGATGCAAAGGATAGTAATAATTATTTTCCTAAGACTAAAGTTAGTATAGTATCTTTAAATAATAAATTAGATAAAAACTTTCAAATTTTAAAAGAAATGATATTTAAGAGTAAATTAAATGATAAAAAACGTTTAAAAGAGATTATAAATAATACAAAAATGAATTTAGAAGCTCAACTTATGACAAGTGGAGCTCAAATGGCTAATGAAAAAATATTATCATATATATCTAAGGCTGGTAAATATAATAATTATCAAGGTGAAGGATTTTATAAATTTATATGTGATTTAGATAAAAATTTTGATAGTAAAAGTGATGAAATATTGAAAAACTTAGAAACTGTTAGAGATATTATATTTAATAAACAAGATATGATTGCAAGTTATACTGGTGAAGAAAAGGATTATAATAATTTTATTGATAATTTTAAGAAGTTCTCTAAAGAATTAAAGAATGAAAATCTTCAAAGTCATAAGTATAAATTTGATGATTCTAAAGTAAATGAAGGAATAATAACACCTTCAAAAGTTCAATATGTAGTTAAGGGTGGAAATATAAAAAATGCTGGTTATAAAGATAGTGGAAAACTTCAGGTACTTGCAAATGTATTGGGAAGTGGTTACTTATGGAACGATATAAGAATAAAAGGTGGAGCATATGGAGCAGGTGTTTCAGCAGATAATGGGAATTTAATATTTTCATCATATAGAGATCCTAATTTAAAGGAAACTATAGATACATTTGATAAAGTTCCAGAATATCTTTCTAAATTCAATGCAGATGAAAAAGAGATGACAAATTATATAATAGGAACTATTGGAAAAGTAGATAACGCCATGAATCAATTAAATAGTATGCTTGGACCGATTGCAGAAGGAATTATAGGAGACAATATGTATATAACTGGTACTACTCAAGCAGACATGCAAAAACAAAGAGAAGAAATTCTATCAACAACAGCGGAAGATATAAGAAATTTTGCAAAAGTTGTAGATGCTGTATTAAAACAAGATTATCTATGTGTAGTTGGTGGAGATGCTAAAATAAAAGAAAATCAAAAAGAATTTATGTCTATAAAGAATGTTTTAGACATGGATAATAAAAAAGACTTGACTATGACTATGGAAAAGAAGGAAAATGTATCTGTAGATAAGAGTTTTAAAGTTAATTTTTCTAAAGAATTAGATGAGCTTACAGTAAATATATCAAATGTTTATGTATTAGATGATAAGAATAATAAAGTAGATGTAGAAGTTAGTTATGATAAAAAGAATAAAGCAGTTGAGGTTAAATCAAAGAATAATTATGAAAGTGGAAAAAAATATATTTTATTTATTAAAGGAATTCAATCTGTTATAAAAGACGGAAAAGTAGTTAAATTAGTAGCTCCTATTAAAATGGAATTTACAGTGAAATAAAAAACTAATGTAAGCCAGACTCTAGTATAGGGTCTGGCTTATAATTTAGGGGGAATTTTTAAAATATGAAAAATGTAAAAAATATAGGAATTGTAGCACATGTAGATGGGGGAAAAACAACAACTACGGAGCAAATTATGTATTTAGCAGGTATAATCAGAGAGCTTGGTAGTGTAGATAAGGGTTCTTCAAAAATGGATTATAACAGTATAGAAAGACAAAGAGGAATTACTATATTTTCAGAACAGACGAGTTTTCAGTGGAAAGAAGCTAATATAAATTTAATTGATACTCCAGGACATATAGATTTTTCGTCAGAACTCGAAAGATCATTAAAAGTACTTGATGGAGCTATATTAATAATTTCAGCAGTTGAGGGAGTGCAAGCACATACAGAGACTATTTGGAATCTTTTAAGAAAAAACAATATACCAACATTAATATTTATAAATAAATTAGATAGAATTGGTGCAAGTATAGATAGGATTTATAAAGATATAGAAAAAAATTTAACTAAAGATTATTTTCCTATACATAAGACAGAAAAAATAGAGAAAGATTTTGAGGATATTATAGATTTAATAGATGAAAATGAGTTTAGCAAAGATTCACAAGAAAAGATTATGTTATTAGAAAAACTAGCAGAAAAGGATGAGGAAATATTAGAAAAGTATTTAGAAGGAGAAGAAATTACAAGAAATATTTTTATAAGTAAGGTACAAAATTTAGTGAAACAATGTGATACATTTCCTGTGTTGTTAGGTTCAGCAATAAAGGGAATTGGTATTGAAAAATTACTAGATTCTGTTGTACAGTTATTACCTTATCATAGTGGGAATAATGACAAGGAGTTTTCAGGAATAATATATAAAGTTAAATTTGATGAATCTATAGGTAAGCTTTGTTATATAAAGGTAATTAATGGAGTGATTAAGATAAGAGATAGTATTTATAATAGTTTTGGAGAAGAAGAGAAGATAACTCAAATAAGAAAATATAATGGAGAAAAGTATATAAATGTTGAATGTTTAACATCAGGAGAAATAGGAGTTGTTTGTGGACTTAAAAATGTTAAAGCAAATGATGTCCTGGGAAATAGTAAAGATATAAACAATTCACATACAATAAATGAATCTGCATTAATATCTAGAGTTATTCCTAAATATGAGGAGAAATTACAAGAACTTTTAAAGGCATTGCAAATCTTAAATGAAGAGGATCCAACATTACATCTACAATGGAACTCTGAAAATAAAGAATTAAGTATAAGTATTAAAGGTTCAATACATATGGAAGTTTTAAAAGAAGTGATAAAAGAACGATTTAATATAGAAGTTGAATTTTTAGAACCTAAAGTTAATTACATAGAAACAGTAGAAGAAGTAAGTAAAGGGTTTTGCCATTTTGAACCTAAAAAACATTATGCAGAGGTTGAAGTTGCAATTGAACCCAATTATAGGGGGAAGGGAGTAGAATTCATATCAGAAATAAATGGAGATGTTCTTCCGTATCAATATCAAAATAATATAGAAAAAGCAGCATTTGAGGCAATGTTACATGGGCCTTTAATTGGTGGAAAAGTTACTGATATAAAGATAAAACTTATAAATGGTAAGTATCATCTTGAACATACTCATGGAGGGGATTTTAGAATAGCTACAATAAGAGCTGTTTATCAGGCATTACAAAAAAATAAAGTTATACTTTTAGAGCCTGTATATAAGTACAAAATTATTGTGGATAAAGAAACTGGTGGAAAAGTTATGACAGATATTTTGAAAATGGGAGGCGAGTTTAAAGAACCTGAAATCAGTGAAGATAAAATGATAATAAAAGCTGAAGTACCTGTTGCAACGTCAATGAATTATAAATTACAACTCTTGTCAGCAACATCAGGAAAAGCTATAGTTAATATGCAATTTTTAAAATTTGATATATGTCATAATGAAGATGCGGTTTTAGCAAATGAAGAGAATATAGTTGAAAAGGAAGATTTACTTTATAATGGGGTTTCACTTTTTAGAGAGAAGAAAAAAATGAAAAAGGTTACTATAGTTGAGTAATATATAATAAAAGGAACAAGTAACATAATATATGCTTGTTCCTTTCAAAGTTTTATAAGTTATTCTTCTACTCGAATATTTTCAATTATGCTATCTTTACTAATTTTTCTTAGAGGAAATAATGATGAAATTAAAGATATCATAATTGTACCTATGGTGGAGATTAATATTGCCCTCCAAGGAGTAGACCAATACATATCTCCTATTGATGGGTAATTTGGTCTATTAAGTATTAAACTACACATACTACCAAGTATGCTTCCAAAGAAGGATGCAGCTATACCGTGAAAAGCGCCTTCAAGTAGAACCATTTTCTTTAATTGATTCTGACTCATGCCTATGGATTTTAAAACTGCAAATTCACGTCGGCGTATTAAAAGACTTGTACTTATAGTATTTATAATATTTATTGCACCAATAAGACTTATTACCGAGATAAATCCGTATACAAATATGCTTATTTGGAAGGCTTGTTTTCGGTTTTTCTCTATAATTTCTAAATAATCCGTATAGCTTTCACATTCATCATTTATCTTTTTATCAAAATAAGTTTTTAGAGCATCTCTGTTAGCATTTGGAGCAAATTTAATGTATAAATTTTGTTCATATAAATTGTCTGAAAGCCCCATTATTTTTTCATATGTTTTTGATGAAGTTATAAGGTGTATACCACGTTGCATTGTATCATTAGATAATGGATTTTGTTTTAAAATTCCAAGGATTTTAAGTTCATAGAAGTTATTGGAATTAATAGCATTTGTTAGACAATTGTCATTGTTATCATAATATTTTTCTAATTTTGGAAATTTTATGATGTCGCCTACTTTATATTTAGTAAGGCTTACTGGAAGTTTGCCTTCATCACTTTCAGTATTAAAATTTCTATCAATTAAAAATACACCCATGTTGTTCAAATCATTGTCATTATAATTTCCAGATAAAATGTGATTTCTACATAGTTTTAAACTTTCTTTGTCATACCCTATAAGTTTACCAGATACCATATTGATATTTTTAATTTTGCATGATTCAAAATTTATACCTGATTCAAGATTATCGTTATATTTTTCATTAGGAATAGCTATATCTATACATGTTTCATAGGTATTATAAATTTTTTCAATACCCCTTTGTTTTAAAATATTATTATATTCAGCTTTAGATATTAAATCGTTAGATGAATAGCACGCGTCATGATATATTAGTGTAGTAGGCTCATCTTGTAGTTTCATATAATCTGCAAAAGAGTTAAAGCTTATAAACATTATTATGCTAATTACAAGGGAGAATACAGTTACAATAAATCTTTTTTTGTTTCTGGTTATATTTCTGTATGCGAGTTGACCTTCTACTTTAAATAGTAATTTTGATAGTCTGCCTTTTGGAACTCTTTTAATCTTTCCTACTTTATAGTTTTTAGAATTTTTGATGGCTTCAAGGGGACTTACTCTGCCGGCTGTAATTGATGGACCAAAGGTAGATAAAAGTACAGTAATTAATCCTAAAATTATGCTTATTATAATTACTCCAGGGTATATAAATACTTCAAATGGGTCAAATCCATTTTTCATTAAGAGAGAACCTGCTATATATAAAACTATTTTTGTTGCAATAACTCCAGATATAATTCCTAGGGGAATTCCAATAATACTTATTATAAAAGATTCTTTAAATACCATTTTTCTAATTTGAGCTGGAGTTGCTCCAATTGAACGTAAAATTCCAAATTCAGATATTCTCTCAAGAACAGAAATATTAATTGAATTATATATTATTGCAATGGTACAGATAATTATTATAAATGTCATAAATAATATGGTTAAATTTAATCTACTGTCTATATTAGAATAGCTACCTTGATTATATAATCTTAGTAATGGGTCATTGAAGTATAGTTTAGTATTTAGAGAATAACGTGGTAAAGTAGCTAAATCAACTTTAATACCTATAGAATTTGCGATGGCAGCACCTATTTCACATTTGTTTTTCTTTGATAAAATGGACGCATAAACGGTAAAGGCATTATTATTAGAAGCTTTATTAAATAAGTCTTTGTTTTCAAGAACAGTTATCCCATCAAAGAATGAATTAGAATGATTAAAAAAGCAATTTCTCATGATTCCTACAATTGTATATTCGCATTCGTTTTGTGAAATAAATATATTTTCATTAGGAGAATCATTTTTAGGGGAGTCTTCAATTTCTTTAGGTTCTTGTATTTTTCCAAGGGGAAATTTTACTTTGCTATTTATAGTTATATTTTTCCCTAGGAATTTTAGAGAACTTTTTTGGACTAATAGTTCATTTTTATTTTTGGGGTATCTTCCAGCTACTAAAGTTGGTTTAAATATATTATTTAGAGAATTAGTGTCTAGTGCTTTTATATCTAGGTATTTAAAAGATGGAACATCAACCCTTCTATTGGAATTTTTTTTAGCTTCAGTACGTAGTTTGCCTTTACCAATACTCTGAGAAATTCCAATATTACAAACAGCAGGAGTGTTTTTTATTGTATCAATTTGAGCTTTATTTATATCTTTAAAAGAAACCTCATAATTACCATCGGTTCTTTTAGCTTCGGCTATAGTATAATCTTTATAGCTGTAGTATATTGTTGCAAGTCCAGATAAGAGTGCTACAGACATTATAACTCCAAGAATAGTAAGGAGTGTTCTTTTCCAATGAAATTTCAAATACTTAGTGGTAACATCTAAATAACTTTTCATGATCTTATCACCTCATCTTT is part of the Clostridium botulinum genome and harbors:
- a CDS encoding phosphodiester glycosidase family protein; the protein is MNEKKSKFKIIKFLLLEFVFCCIFTPIIAFHGPFNNVKDTLVGMSMTTMTHKWIAKLFLSDSEIQDILNENCVETLSQSKEALDNVHITSNGENNIKLSSLEGSRFKVYLLEISNPKKVRVGYAKNLGKVGEPTSEIAKGFNAIAAINGGSFKDETSNGTKFSGTGAYPQGVLMSDGKVIWKTVKPNTPIEIIGINYEGKLIVGKYNLNELKALNCKEALCYDPFLVVNGKKAKIKGDGGYGMAPRTAIGQKRDGTILFLVADGTVLKRDGLRMDELQDILYEKGAYTAANLDGGSSVTMYHDGEIINNPCDSVGERPVPSIFYVEP
- a CDS encoding insulinase family protein, producing the protein MHRRLKAKIVLALVSIMTCQTLAFQKPVLVSAVEPSSKLVNSVKENKSLGGFELVTKKYIKALNCNSYEYKHTKTGAKLIFLDNKNEDKMICVNFRTPTKDSTGVNHIIEHSVLQGSKNYPVKDPFIQMSKQSLNTFLNAMTAADMTMYPVSSKNDKDFNNLMSVYLDAVFYPNMINDERIFKEEGWRYELESKDSELKYNGIVYNEMKGVYSDPSRVLVNAISKSLFPDTIYKNESGGSPDKIPDLSYKEFVDTYKKYYTPSNSYFYLSGNLNIEKTLNFIGEKYLNNFQKVEVDSSISIQKSFNESKVSVAEYSVPKDASTKNKTYLSSNYVIDKSRNKDITMKFSLLNMLLTGTPAAPICKAMQENGLGENIKSQFNPNYAQSTFSIIASNVNQNQKEKFQQVIDKTLKDIVKNGFDKKLLDSLVNQFKLSKRMGNGNNPLMYNMLIMTSWLYDGDPTLYLDIDMDNIEKIIKDGELEKMVQKYLLDNKHSSLVVLNPSKGLQERREAQLKEKLASIKKSLSKDEINELVKQTKELKEWQGTPNTKEQLEKLPTLTRDDIDKKAREYKTIEKNEDGIKILQHPIFTNGVNYISLYFDTSKVPQEKLGYIGLLELTLAKVDTKNYTKEQLLNYIMANSGGIQVVNNAFDDAKDSNNYFPKTKVSIVSLNNKLDKNFQILKEMIFKSKLNDKKRLKEIINNTKMNLEAQLMTSGAQMANEKILSYISKAGKYNNYQGEGFYKFICDLDKNFDSKSDEILKNLETVRDIIFNKQDMIASYTGEEKDYNNFIDNFKKFSKELKNENLQSHKYKFDDSKVNEGIITPSKVQYVVKGGNIKNAGYKDSGKLQVLANVLGSGYLWNDIRIKGGAYGAGVSADNGNLIFSSYRDPNLKETIDTFDKVPEYLSKFNADEKEMTNYIIGTIGKVDNAMNQLNSMLGPIAEGIIGDNMYITGTTQADMQKQREEILSTTAEDIRNFAKVVDAVLKQDYLCVVGGDAKIKENQKEFMSIKNVLDMDNKKDLTMTMEKKENVSVDKSFKVNFSKELDELTVNISNVYVLDDKNNKVDVEVSYDKKNKAVEVKSKNNYESGKKYILFIKGIQSVIKDGKVVKLVAPIKMEFTVK
- a CDS encoding GTP-binding protein encodes the protein MKNVKNIGIVAHVDGGKTTTTEQIMYLAGIIRELGSVDKGSSKMDYNSIERQRGITIFSEQTSFQWKEANINLIDTPGHIDFSSELERSLKVLDGAILIISAVEGVQAHTETIWNLLRKNNIPTLIFINKLDRIGASIDRIYKDIEKNLTKDYFPIHKTEKIEKDFEDIIDLIDENEFSKDSQEKIMLLEKLAEKDEEILEKYLEGEEITRNIFISKVQNLVKQCDTFPVLLGSAIKGIGIEKLLDSVVQLLPYHSGNNDKEFSGIIYKVKFDESIGKLCYIKVINGVIKIRDSIYNSFGEEEKITQIRKYNGEKYINVECLTSGEIGVVCGLKNVKANDVLGNSKDINNSHTINESALISRVIPKYEEKLQELLKALQILNEEDPTLHLQWNSENKELSISIKGSIHMEVLKEVIKERFNIEVEFLEPKVNYIETVEEVSKGFCHFEPKKHYAEVEVAIEPNYRGKGVEFISEINGDVLPYQYQNNIEKAAFEAMLHGPLIGGKVTDIKIKLINGKYHLEHTHGGDFRIATIRAVYQALQKNKVILLEPVYKYKIIVDKETGGKVMTDILKMGGEFKEPEISEDKMIIKAEVPVATSMNYKLQLLSATSGKAIVNMQFLKFDICHNEDAVLANEENIVEKEDLLYNGVSLFREKKKMKKVTIVE
- a CDS encoding ABC transporter permease; translated protein: MKSYLDVTTKYLKFHWKRTLLTILGVIMSVALLSGLATIYYSYKDYTIAEAKRTDGNYEVSFKDINKAQIDTIKNTPAVCNIGISQSIGKGKLRTEAKKNSNRRVDVPSFKYLDIKALDTNSLNNIFKPTLVAGRYPKNKNELLVQKSSLKFLGKNITINSKVKFPLGKIQEPKEIEDSPKNDSPNENIFISQNECEYTIVGIMRNCFFNHSNSFFDGITVLENKDLFNKASNNNAFTVYASILSKKNKCEIGAAIANSIGIKVDLATLPRYSLNTKLYFNDPLLRLYNQGSYSNIDSRLNLTILFMTFIIIICTIAIIYNSINISVLERISEFGILRSIGATPAQIRKMVFKESFIISIIGIPLGIISGVIATKIVLYIAGSLLMKNGFDPFEVFIYPGVIIISIILGLITVLLSTFGPSITAGRVSPLEAIKNSKNYKVGKIKRVPKGRLSKLLFKVEGQLAYRNITRNKKRFIVTVFSLVISIIMFISFNSFADYMKLQDEPTTLIYHDACYSSNDLISKAEYNNILKQRGIEKIYNTYETCIDIAIPNEKYNDNLESGINFESCKIKNINMVSGKLIGYDKESLKLCRNHILSGNYNDNDLNNMGVFLIDRNFNTESDEGKLPVSLTKYKVGDIIKFPKLEKYYDNNDNCLTNAINSNNFYELKILGILKQNPLSNDTMQRGIHLITSSKTYEKIMGLSDNLYEQNLYIKFAPNANRDALKTYFDKKINDECESYTDYLEIIEKNRKQAFQISIFVYGFISVISLIGAINIINTISTSLLIRRREFAVLKSIGMSQNQLKKMVLLEGAFHGIAASFFGSILGSMCSLILNRPNYPSIGDMYWSTPWRAILISTIGTIMISLISSLFPLRKISKDSIIENIRVEE